tgatgtacacatgtacatttctctattcattacaggactccacgatcgcaaatttaatcacgtgtactcgcaaaatcgttgggaattcctgattcgcgaaaatttagactcaagAAATATATCACGTATACAGTTTTTTGAAAAGTCTGGTTCAATAGCTAACCATGTGAACTGGCTAAAGTTCGCTTTACAAATCACTAAATGAACATTCCCTGTGAGAGGCTAGCACTGAACCAATGTCTGCACACTTTGTAATACTGTGCATGTCACGCAATCCAAGACAGACACTTCTGTCACTTGAATTGCACATTTCAGCATTTGACACATGAAAATGCAGGAACGTATTTCTCACAATTCCAAATCAAAATACAGGAGGGTTCCATCACAGTGAGGTCAAATACAAAGAGAACTTTGCTTTGAACAAGGTTTATTGACTGATGCAAACCAACCCTTGTTAACCAATGGAACTTCAAAGTTTCCTTAATTGCGATATAAATTTAGggagaaaaagataaaaaaaaaaacaaagatgaatTTGTAAAAAGGAACATTTTTGGTCCCACAGCAGACATGGGGCAAAAATCTGCGCCACGTCAACCTGCAAATTGTTGAACAAAAACTCTGTGCTTGTCTACATTATCATTAGGCGCTTGCAGTAAGGGACTATATACACGTTGCAGAGAAAAGCAACACACGCATGTGCTTCTGTTTTATCTGATCTCCAATTGGCTTTGTGTATACGAATGTAACAGAAGGTCCCATCTGCTACACGATTGTTATCAAGTCTAATACATTTGACATCatacaagatttttttctttgtcttgaGAAAACTTCTAGCACTTCCCTGTtgcatttcctgtttttctgttCATTGAGTATTGCATTGCACTGGATATCATCCTATCAGAGCAGAACATGTTCATACAGTGTGCATTTGTGGGTGTGTTCAAAGTGTAAGGATATGAGGGTCTGGATATGACAAGGTAATTTCGCTGAACCCAATGATCTCATTTTAACAGGATGCCCTTGTATAATACGATACTATCTTTATATGCTCTCACTCCACCAAATGATACCTTCCATATGACTAACAATCAAACTCCAGAGAGACACAACAAAATACACTTGTTGCACCTGCATCTTCTCTTTGACAAGGAATATATTTCTCACATTGAACACTTAATACAGCACCAACACAGACAGTCCAACAGTCTTTAAGAGGAAAATAAGCATTACTACATACTACTTCAACATTTCCATTTAAAATGTGACCACACATGGACCATGTGTGTAAACAAATGATTGTTACTCCTATCAAATGACCCTACACACAAACTTGACACTAAGCTTAAAAATATGTCCTTTCTCTATTCCGATTTGCCTTTTcacaaaattcaacaaacattTCTGCATGATATATACCCATTTAAAATATCAGCTTCCAACATCTTGGTAGTACTTATATTGcaataaaatatttgtatgcataATATACAACTTCACCAACACTCGTCTTACAAATTGCTGTCATATCCCCATATTTTAAGTGTACCATTACCCCAAGTATTGTTTGCTATATTTGGAGAATATACTTGAGAAATGCCCTCTGTAAAATAttatgattgtttgttttttcactccGATTTTTCATCTATTGAGGTCGTAAATGTAATTTTAAAgagtatacaaaaacaaaaactacttcAAGTAGACTAGTCAATCCCCCAATTCTTTAAATCGTACAATCGTGGTACATGTATCGATACTTTTTCCAAATATGTCTTAAATGATAGTGATATGCAATGCACGTGCATGATCAGCTAACTGATCAACATGAAATCTAGAAATTATTCCTCAAAAATGTATGCATAGAGCTAGAATGCGCACACATCTGTACCGACGCTTACGGAGCAGAACTTTAACACGCAGAGCACAAGTGTCAAATTGTCATAGAGATATGATCTGatttatcaaaatatgtatACTTTCAGGGGTTATCATATGTGAATTACAGCCGTTTTTTGTGTATTCTAGCTGTatacaaatttgatttccaggATATTGGTACAGTGTACACTTTAATGTTCACAAGAACACCATACAATCACTGGATTACAAACTCTAGCCAACCGATGGTAGTGAAAAGGGCAGGTCTTCTTAATTCTCTTGTCAGGGCCAGAAGTATGGATATCTGCAACTGAAGTGTTTCTACTGGCAAGCAAACTACACAAAGGAAATGCGGCTTAACCGCCTTCCTTGTTCACCTCCAGTGAAATGCCTGCAAGCAGTATCTGTGTTAATTTGTGATCACCAGAATGACGGTGAGCTTCGAATTAGATTGTCAAGAGCACTGTGCTTTAACCTACAAAATAGATGATCCGTCCCAGAATAATATTCACCTCAGTCAACCTTAagggcccggtcccactggccctAAACATCAGCAATATTCGTGAAACACGCTTGTGTGAGTCGGCTGACATCTGCACACGTCTGTAATTATCCGCCGAGGCATGTTTTTCCATTGCAAGGATTTTTGAGCTGCACAAAATGTTAGTTGCGGATATTTAGTGAATATAAACAAATTTTGTGCACAATTCATACGCAAATCTTCCTTAACGCCGGTGGGATCGGGCCTTGAAGGAACCTCTTcttatactgtaaaagctgtaattttcacaaatttagcAAAACATTGTTGGGCCACAAATTGAACAACACATGGAAATATTCCCACCTGAGCTTGACCGCATTAAATTTGCAGGTTGAACGCACAGGCATTTATGCACTATGATAGCATTGGTGTCGTATCGGAAAACGTcatctcgtgaaaatgtctgtgacctcctcattcaagAAAATAATGGCTTTTCCATCAGATGAAACCTTTTATAGAGATGGGAATATCCAATGTTCTGCAGAACACATCTGGACTGTTTGCCACGCAAACATCACCCGAGACTCATACACTTCCAAAATGCAACATGCTATTGGTATATCTTACcaccaaactttgaaaatgacaAAGATATGGATTGATGACTAGGTCACCGGTTCCACATTACAAGCAATAAACTATGATATGCTGACAGTGTATCAcctaatgataatgacaatctTCACTGGGCATGACATTATCAAGCCACCACACATCCTTCCACTGTTGATTAAACATCAATTAATTGGGAAAATTGACAAGCTTATCTGGCACATTATGCACAACCTTTAACAGAATACCAGGACGTGGTACTTTCATGAACCTTTTGGAACTAAAGACCAATTCCATCTGCAGAGACGGAATGACATCACTAATATTGTACATGCCCTTCTATGTCCTTGGCATGTGATGTATGCACTTGCTTTATTTTGTGCACTTCTTTCTGTAGTTGCTGATACTCAAATTATTGCTTTCTTTAAACAATGATTAGATATGATCATGAGTAACTGACAGCCGATTCAATTTATCCGGACGAGTTCAATCTCACTTAATCTAAACTACACATCCAATATCCCATTAAATCCCCACATGTAAATGTATGGCTCGGGCAAATGAGTTTACAAATcttcaataatatatataactCTATATTGGGATGTTCCCTGggaatataagaaaaattagTCCATGAATTTCCTGTTGTTGTTGGGCCCAAACAGCTTGGTTCGTATTTCAGGAAGCAtctgaaaaagaaaggaatgcaGATAAAACTACAGGTTATACTATATGTGTTGTCACAGTAACTATTCATACATAACAAAAGCTTATTCACATTTTCAACCTGCCGAatcagaaaacacacacacacacacacacacatttttatttctttcgtgAAGGATACttttactgtaaagcaagaaatattcacTGCATGACATCTATACGAATTGCCACCGACATCCCATGCATAATAGTGTAAGACAATTTTGAgcacattttaatttcgtgaatcttggctcttgcaaaatttgccaaattaaaatgcacacaaacatttctagttttacagtatacatataCCACAGTCTATTTCTTATTAGGTTGCAGGATGGTCCATGGACAGTTTTAGCATGCAGCAGAACCTTGCAAAATTTGGATGCCACCTTATTCACTGGGTTAAATATTTAATAATGAGGATACAATACCACCAGAATACATCCAGAGCTGCAAGGGCTGCGAGCAAAACATTCATTCACAAACATCAAGACTTTTCCCGCGCACAATATATCAAAGTTTAGAGTTGTGGACTGCTCTGTGTTTGGCTTTTGGCAGATGAGATCTTTCTGGAGGTATGAATCCGTCAGATTTGGGCATTTGTTGTCACACAGGTCTATCATCTCGTAACAATTTACCCATGATGTCTCATCAGTGGTAAGCCCTCATTCATGTACCAAGGTTGATGACATCttttatgatatttttaaaAAGTGTCACAATTAGTCCTATTCATCTGACCGAAATCATACTTTTAATTTCCAGAGCCAAGTGAATATACTTCTCTTCCATCATCCACCCAtataagtgaaaaaaagaagaagaagataagaaacaCAATGTAAAATACCTTTAAGTTCAGGTTGTACTCTTTAACGCATGATAATTTTACAGAATTCAAGATTTGAAACTATTTAAAATGCATTCATACCTTGCTAATGCATTACTTACAcaggtctgccaacattcccacatTCAAATCTGGGAGATGCCACACAGCAGTCAGGGAGATATCTGTGTgctacatgcatttcaatgggtgaaaataattcccaaatcagggGGATTTTCATACTCTCTTATTCCGACATgaacaaattttgacattttctgggagactcctgcagaatcggggagacttggcagctctgcttacagagagagacagagagagaaagaattaggatagaaagatagatagacaggtggatagaaagatagaaagatacaaacaaaagtagagaaagaaagagatagaggaagagaaagaaaaagaaggaagggAAAATGTGCAATGCCATCTGTAACATACCTGTTTGCTGAGAAGATCTAGTCTCTTCTCCAGGGTATTTTCCACTTTGATCTTCCCATTGGGAGTATACATATCTACACCTCCACTCCTGCAGGCAAAGGATCATCAGAGAAGAGAAATAGAGTAGCTGCGTATGGATGCTTTCATTTTGCTATATCTACACTCAGTATTGTCTCAGGCATTTGGAAAGGAGACTCCCAAATCATCTGTGTCTGGTGTTCATGTTCCTCATCAGAAACAACTGTCATCTCATGTGAAATATTTGCATTCCGGTCCAAAATCCATCAAAAAATGACTCATCTCTGTAAGACACTTCCCTTCTGAAACAATACAAGAGGACACATTCATATATTTCTTGGTGGTCTTATTTTGGCAAATTTCACAAGCCAATTGTACATGTGCATGCAACAagccaaaatattgcctccCGCAACACAGATGCACTGCATATATTCTTTGAGTGGGTAAGACCATCAACTCTGCTACAGGCAACTCCTATTAAAACAACGTCTTTGGGACCAGCAATTTccttttgttgtatttttttttttgttatagtcTAGCAATAaagtatacataatacataatatctaCGTAATTATTTAGGGACatgaattttcactttgttgtaATGAGATTTTTGTCGTTACCATGTCTGTTATAATTGGAGTGCCCTCTATGTAAAAAGacaatatattcatatttcatgtcatCCCCATGGTTCTCAATGCAAAGATAACGGATTACAAAATTGCCTTCAAAAAGTCTCGCAATGTAATGCTTGCAAAAATACTTAGCATACACATAAATGGTAATGCATGCCATTGCCCCAAACTCTTACATCACATGACACTTTTCAAGCTTGTCAGCACGTTTCTATGACATCCTACTAGTTTCATGTGGACACTTCATCCTAGGCAATGTATTATTCAAATAATTGCAAGAGGCAGGTCACAAAATCAGACAGGCTAGTCAAAGCCAAGCTAGCTACTTCATCTGACTCATCATAAGAGAAGTTCTAAGCTTGATCTCAGTTTTAAAACCATGCTGAGGATTTATATAACGAGGGTGAGTTTTACACATGTTAAAATCCACTGTAAGAAACAAAATTGGTGGCTGCTGGCTACATTAGCAAGGTGGCTGATATACACAAGGTTTTTAACATGGCATTTCTCCctgggatttttcagtggccgcatatggcaggtttgactgtttgtttgtttgttttttttttgtattcataacaATTTATGAATGAGAACGTCAtgctttattcatttataaatttttttcagtttgcttatataaagaatatatataatttttttttttccgcaaatGGGAGGGCaaatttctgtttcttttcagCCGTAAAAAATCTTAATTCTCGAATTACTACCCTACTCTGACTAGTTCTTCTTCAATATTTGTAGATGAACAAGCTCAACATAAAATTCCATGAAGCAATATTTATCAAACACTTTCAGCCTGTCCTCTGTGCCTGCATACTTACACTTCAGGGGAGAGGAAGTTCTCTTGGTCTACAACCACGTTGCATTCTTTCTTGGTTGCCTCCCTGTAGCTCTTTACTGCATCAGGTACTGTTTCCTGTGGGTGTGAGATGGAACAGAGCAGCTTATAACAATGGTGAggaaatatgacaaaaatgtaTGAGAAGATAGACAACAAAACACGGTGAAAAGACAACGTAACACATAATTAGGACAATGGAATAAGGAGAGAAGTGGCTAAGCAATGTGTTTCATTCATATTGTCAAGAAACTCAACGATTCAGTAAAGAAAAAGCTAAAAGAACTCAAATAACAtcacttaaccctattctaactgggctatttgagaccaagtttttacgggggggggggtcaatttgacccccccttcagatctcggccgccgatcgtgcGATCGctgcgaaattttgcctgaagatagagctggatgtcaactacaagattacatggtcatacaatagaaaaatattgcctttctatttttaataaattaattatgcaaatttgtgcatgaaatcatattttcacctataactccactaaaaagactggaggattgctaaatttttgtgtcagaattcctcaagacacatcaaacaattttcgtgtaaaaaaatagcacaatcaaaatcaatttcttttgttttctattgttttaatttcttatgtattttattgttttttcgaccttttgttttctattgtttttttgccagaatttgttgcaggcactttttcaggcttatctacactagaattgattaatctcaatggttaaaagttgaaataatcctatttatatcaatttaaccaaaaaacacaatttgcattggatttgcacacgatatcatgaatttgagctgtttttgggttgacatgtatatgcaaaacattacgtaacttcagaacggtgtacccagacgtcgcaaatttggtctcaaaatatgcgggagacttcaatgaaaaaagtcgtgaaatgACGCAGCAAAATATTTGTGCGTTGCGAAATcgtcgagggggggtcaatttgacctgccccccccagttagaatagggttaaagcaaggctgcacactggcactggtccaacTTTTTTAGAAATGGACCggtaaaaaattgaaaaactaggtacctactggtccgagagacaggttggactAGTAGAAAAAGTgagttagtgtgcagccctgcttaAAGATCCAGTAATTTGGGAATACTTTGAAGTAGGAAGGCTGGCCCAGCTTGGATATATTTGAGAACCCCTGTaatgaattgtgtacagctttgtCACTGATCCatatgtaagtacacacactGCTGCAGAATCTGGATTGTAGTTGACCATTACCAATGAGCATACACTACGATGCACATATCTGCTGACCTTTgctatttctgttttttaatgTACCTCGGTGGGCAGTGAATGAATCAAAACTACTCATGAGTCTCCATACTACTGGATCTTTAATGAATACCTCTTAATGTTCATAAATCAATACAATTTTGTAGTTTTCACAAGTTTTCTTTCGTTTACTTCTATATTCTTATCTTTACATTAATAATACCTATACCAAACTCCCAGGATCTAATGGGTACAGAATGATCTCAAACAGAGTTGAATGCTACTGTGACTAGCATAAGTTAGTGGCAGAGGGAGAGAAGCAGTTTGCAGTCTGAAAGCTGCACtaacattcacaagttttaagACTTGCCTTGACAAGGCTGACGTCACACTCCTTACACCTGACGACCACGTTTGGTTCCAGGAGCTGGTACAGACCCTGGCTGAGCAGACCCTTGATCACCTCCTTGTACTGGGTCCTGTTCTTGGTCAGTTCTGTCAGCCGCTCCTGGGCCTCGTCCAGCACGGCTTGGACGTGGTCTTCGCGGCACTTGAGAACCTTGAGACGTGCCTGATTCAGCATGTTGGACTGCAGGCTGGAGTAACGGGAATAAGACAAAGGTAATCTTGAAGACACATGCTAAAACTTGCTGATTACAGATCAATATAAACTGTTCCCTCACTTTCATCAATGTACCCCCTCAACTGCCTTTTTTTGATCTCTCTGAAATCATAGCCATCTCCAGCTGACAGCATCCTAGGCTTCAATACTTCTGTATTGTTTACTTTATGAGATGACAAAATTATTGGACAAGAAATAATTCATATCATCGCCAGAATACGTACATTATGACCTTTGGAAGTAATGTGAACACAGTAACCATGAGATATCTGCGATAATGCTTTATACTCCTTGtgataaaaaatacataaaccGACAATAGACGAAAGAACAAACAACTACTACAACTTCTTAGAATTAGGCTGTTCACATCTAAACTGcacttacattttcttttgcaGATCCAGATTTTTCTCCTTCCTGCCATAGAAATCTGTGATCTTTATCCTCTGTTGCTGAACAAGACGCCCCTTTTCAATTTGGAATTCTTCTTCGGCCTATTTCATGACAAAGTTACAGGATtcaaagagagacagaaaatgggaaatataaAGAGCAAAATATACACAAGTAGTAAaggaggtacatgtattttgtatacacaatgtaagataaagaaaatgacagagaaaataacaaataatgGAAAGACCACcatacaatgataaaaaaaagattgtttatctggggggggggggggatctcccctccccacccaaactttttgttttctcaaatATTTATTCACTT
The nucleotide sequence above comes from Diadema setosum chromosome 5, eeDiaSeto1, whole genome shotgun sequence. Encoded proteins:
- the LOC140229088 gene encoding V-type proton ATPase subunit E-like, which encodes MALSDEDVQKQIQHMMAFIDQEAKEKAEEIDAKAEEEFQIEKGRLVQQQRIKITDFYGRKEKNLDLQKKILQSNMLNQARLKVLKCREDHVQAVLDEAQERLTELTKNRTQYKEVIKGLLSQGLYQLLEPNVVVRCKECDVSLVKETVPDAVKSYREATKKECNVVVDQENFLSPEVSGGVDMYTPNGKIKVENTLEKRLDLLSKQMLPEIRTKLFGPNNNRKFMD